In a genomic window of Muntiacus reevesi chromosome 1, mMunRee1.1, whole genome shotgun sequence:
- the LOC136172267 gene encoding C-type lectin domain family 2 member D11-like isoform X1, with translation MTEASLKMLETDPTCREDRKAWRSGKDLQNKCLAITSPVTPAKHYCCIVIISVLLALTVVLLFTNVTVRSRKPDSHVLYVTCPKGWIGFGYKCFYFSEDSKNWTFSQTFCTSLGAVLVQFETEEELNFLKRYKDSSDHWIGLSRESSHHPWKWTDNSTYNASFVITGTGECAYLNDVRISSSRVYANRKWICSKTNSNVSIPLSTSRPF, from the exons ATGACAGAGgcatctttaaaaatgttagagACAGACCCTACCTGTAGAGAGGACAGGAAGGCGTGGAGATCTG GTAAAGATCTCCAAAACAAATGCCTAGCAATTACGTCTCCTGTTACACCTGCCAAGCATTACTGCTGCATCGTGATTATCTCTGTGCTTCTAGCTCTAACTGTGGTGTTACTTTTCACTAATGTGACAG TGAGAAGCAGAAAGCCAGACTCACATGTTCTGTATGTCACTTGCCCAAAAGGATGGATTGGATTTGGGtataagtgtttttatttttcggaagactcaaagaattggacattcAGTCAGACATTTTGTACTTCACTGGGGGCTGTTCTTGTTCAGTTTGAAACAGAGGAGGAGCTG AACTTTCTGAAAAGATACAAAGACTCTTCCGACCATTGGATTGGCCTTAGCAGAGAATCATCACATCATCCTTGGAAGTGGACAGACAACTCTACATATAATGCCTC ATTTGTCATCACAGGAACTGGGGAATGTGCCTACCTGAATGATGTTAGAATTAGTAGTTCCAGGGTATACGCAAATAGAAAATGGATTTGCAGCAAGACAAATAGTAATGTCTCCATACCCTTAAGTACTTCAAGGCCTTTTTAG
- the LOC136172267 gene encoding C-type lectin domain family 2 member D11-like isoform X3 — MGGKDLQNKCLAITSPVTPAKHYCCIVIISVLLALTVVLLFTNVTVRSRKPDSHVLYVTCPKGWIGFGYKCFYFSEDSKNWTFSQTFCTSLGAVLVQFETEEELNFLKRYKDSSDHWIGLSRESSHHPWKWTDNSTYNASFVITGTGECAYLNDVRISSSRVYANRKWICSKTNSNVSIPLSTSRPF; from the exons ATGGGAG GTAAAGATCTCCAAAACAAATGCCTAGCAATTACGTCTCCTGTTACACCTGCCAAGCATTACTGCTGCATCGTGATTATCTCTGTGCTTCTAGCTCTAACTGTGGTGTTACTTTTCACTAATGTGACAG TGAGAAGCAGAAAGCCAGACTCACATGTTCTGTATGTCACTTGCCCAAAAGGATGGATTGGATTTGGGtataagtgtttttatttttcggaagactcaaagaattggacattcAGTCAGACATTTTGTACTTCACTGGGGGCTGTTCTTGTTCAGTTTGAAACAGAGGAGGAGCTG AACTTTCTGAAAAGATACAAAGACTCTTCCGACCATTGGATTGGCCTTAGCAGAGAATCATCACATCATCCTTGGAAGTGGACAGACAACTCTACATATAATGCCTC ATTTGTCATCACAGGAACTGGGGAATGTGCCTACCTGAATGATGTTAGAATTAGTAGTTCCAGGGTATACGCAAATAGAAAATGGATTTGCAGCAAGACAAATAGTAATGTCTCCATACCCTTAAGTACTTCAAGGCCTTTTTAG
- the LOC136172267 gene encoding C-type lectin domain family 2 member D11-like isoform X2, translating to MDIAGEGKDLQNKCLAITSPVTPAKHYCCIVIISVLLALTVVLLFTNVTVRSRKPDSHVLYVTCPKGWIGFGYKCFYFSEDSKNWTFSQTFCTSLGAVLVQFETEEELNFLKRYKDSSDHWIGLSRESSHHPWKWTDNSTYNASFVITGTGECAYLNDVRISSSRVYANRKWICSKTNSNVSIPLSTSRPF from the exons atggACATAGCAGGGGAAG GTAAAGATCTCCAAAACAAATGCCTAGCAATTACGTCTCCTGTTACACCTGCCAAGCATTACTGCTGCATCGTGATTATCTCTGTGCTTCTAGCTCTAACTGTGGTGTTACTTTTCACTAATGTGACAG TGAGAAGCAGAAAGCCAGACTCACATGTTCTGTATGTCACTTGCCCAAAAGGATGGATTGGATTTGGGtataagtgtttttatttttcggaagactcaaagaattggacattcAGTCAGACATTTTGTACTTCACTGGGGGCTGTTCTTGTTCAGTTTGAAACAGAGGAGGAGCTG AACTTTCTGAAAAGATACAAAGACTCTTCCGACCATTGGATTGGCCTTAGCAGAGAATCATCACATCATCCTTGGAAGTGGACAGACAACTCTACATATAATGCCTC ATTTGTCATCACAGGAACTGGGGAATGTGCCTACCTGAATGATGTTAGAATTAGTAGTTCCAGGGTATACGCAAATAGAAAATGGATTTGCAGCAAGACAAATAGTAATGTCTCCATACCCTTAAGTACTTCAAGGCCTTTTTAG